AACTGTGGTAAATGTCTTATTATATACATTATAGATAATATTTTCAGCATTGGGTTCTTTCGTACACGATGAAAAGAATACTGACAACAGGCCAACTGAAATCAGCAGGTTAAGAAAATTAGTTTTGGTTGTATTTTTCATGCTATATTTTTATGCGTATTAACAAAAATGATTAAGTTACAGTTCTATTTTGCCCCCATTTCTACCGGTACGTCCGGAATATAGTTATACGCTCCGTCGATGACCTGAATCGTCTTTAAATCAGCGCTCACGTTGATTCTAACCCATCCATAGTGGTATTGTGTTGTAAGAGGGTTATCGATTGCAACAGGAATAAATTTATCTCCGGCACCGGCAATACCCAGCGTGACTGCACTGATTCTGGATGCAAAGAATGCACCTTTTGCCCATTCTTTTTTAATCGGATCCAATACTACCGGAACCTGACCCCTTTCAAGCAGTTTAGAAAAAAACAATGAACCGAAACTTTGCGTGGAGTCAACCAGTGATGCACTGCTGTTTCGTCCAATCAGTGCACAAACTGCGCTGTCTGAACTTGTACTCCGAAACAGTAAGAAAGCAGCATCTACGTAGGTATCCCCGTTGAGATCTAGAGAATCGATAACAAAACCTCCGGTGGTATTGGTCACTGTACGGTTAAATGTCCTATACAGTATATTCTCATCATTGGTTTCTTTACCACACGATATAAAAAGCAGCGAAACTGTTACAGTCACAAAAATAAAATAAATGGTCTTTTTTAGCAAAGAAATTTTCATAAAATTAGAATTATGTTTAAAGTTAGTACAAGTTTGGATAATAAACAATAATAACGAGCATTTGGCAGAAACAAATTAGAATCCGGACACTATTTTATTTTAAGCGTTTGAATTATAAAAGAATAACGGCTACTAGTACTCAGAATCATTTTTTTGAAAAGAAATTCTAAAGTCCTACATTTATTTTTTAAAAATCCAGTCATGAAATCAGTTTTTCTATTTATCCTGACTTCTCTAATCAGCCCAACCTTTGCCCAATTCCATCCCGCTGTGTTAGACTCCATCATGGTATTTGTGAAGGGTGGCGATTTTCAAATGGGAAGCAATGAGGGAAAACCGGACGAGCGACCTGTCCATACAGTTAAACTCAGTGATTTTTATATTTGCCAATATGAAGTAACGCAATCCTTATGGCAGCAGGTAACGGGTAATACGCAGGGTATAAAAAGCGATTGTTCTGAATGCCCTGTTTACGACATAAACTGGGAAACCATACAATCTTTTCTGACCAAACTGAACCAGCTTACCGGCAGACAGTACCGCTTACCAACGGAAGCAGAATGGGAATATGCGGCTACAGGAGGCGAAAAGAGCCATGGATATAAATACAGCGGCAGCAATAACTTAGATGAAGTAGCCTGGTACGAGCCGAATGCCGGAATGAAAACACATCCGGTCGGGTTAAAGAAGCCTAACGAGCTGGGCATCTGTGATATGAGCGGAAACGTATGGGAATTGTGCAGCGACTGGTATCAGAAATCATTTTACCAAAACAGCCCTGCAGAAAATCCGGTCAGTAGCAAAGTAAGTTCATATCGTGTTTCACGCGGCGGCTCATGGCGCAGCCCCGAACAGCGCTGTCAGGTGCGTGCCCGCAACAAGGATATCCGTGACCATCACATCGGCAACGGCGGATTCAGACTGGTCATGGAACCTAACAAAGACCGACAGGAAAATTAGACTGTATTATAAATTAAAGCGGTTCCGTTTTCACCGGCTTGCTTTTACCAGGAATGGTATATGTAAATCCTATCAGCCAGGAAAATCGATGAGATTGTGCAACATACCTGTCATCCGGAGAATTGGTAGTGTTCCCGCTGCTGTTTGTTGTCGTAAAGCTGTTTGTCTGCGTACTTCTGAAATACTGATACCCCAATGAGGCATTCACTGCAATTTGTTTGGAAATAAAATAATTTACACCCAACATCACTTCTGCCAATCCGCCTATTTTTTTCTTAGGCGTATTTGATTTGAAGGTACTGGTAATTTCTCCTGCACTGTTAAAATATGTTTGCTGTAAGATATAATACATGTCAAAAAACACACCGCCGCCCACTTGACCGTAGAACTTTAACTTATCCTTTTTACAAGGGAAATAATATCTGATGAACGGTGACAGCTCAAATAAACCATACGAATTTTTCGTTTCAAGATCCTTAATTCCAAAAGAATTGATTCTTTTATCTTTTGAGTCCGTAATGGAGAATCCAACCGTACTGCCTACCGCCAAATTATCCATCACAAAATAAGCTCCTCTTGGATACACGCTGAAATACATGCTGCGCGATTCTGTTCTCGTCGTAATACTGTCAATATTTGAATGATTGTTTGATTTGGTAAAATTAAAATTACCTATATTTCCTTCTACCAGCCAATTTCCTTTTTGGGTTTGCGCCAGACCATTTTGAGGAAAACTCATTACAAAAACGGTTACAACAAAAAGAAAAGCCATCTTTTTCATACTATTCATTTATGTAAAGTTAAACAGATAGTATGATTCAAGTGTAAATATAATACCAATTCATCTTTATAAAACTATTTCAGAAATGAATCAAAAAATATACTTAACTATGCTCAGGTTGTCTTACAATCGGTGGATTACTTTTTTTAACGAAGCGCTAACACCTTTTATGCAGGTTAATTTCTATAAATTCCAAAAAGTTCGTAACTTTTACTCATGAATGTAAAATCAGTAGAAACCAGGCCAGTGCGGAAGGGAATTTTCAAACAAAAGAAAGTCAGTACAATCGGGCAGTATACCGGCTACACAACTGCAGACTACCGGGGATTTGAATATCACTCAGAATATCTGGAGATGCGTGACGGCACCAAACTTGCCGCTGACATCTTTTTACCCAAAAAATTGGAAAAGGGCAAAAAAATTCCAACGATATTATACCTGACACGCTATGTCAGGAGCTTTGAAACCAAGTTTCCGTTCAGTTTATTATCAAAAACTTTATTCGGGCAAATTACTAAGAAAGAAATAGAATTTTTCACATCCTATGGCTATGCCGTAATGGTGGTGGATGTGCGCGGAACAGGTGCATCGTTTGGTACCCGTCATATGGAATTCAGTCCGGAAGAGGTGGAAGACGGCCGTGAAATTGTAGACTGGATTATCAGCCGGCCCTGGAGCAACCAAAAAGTAGGCTCTACCGGCATATCGTATTTAGGCACCACAGCGGAAATGCTGTTGGTAAACCAGCACCCCAGCGTAAGAGCCTGCATTCCGCGCAGCAGTATTTTCGATTTGTATAACGATATTGCATTCCCGGGCGGTGTGCGGCACGGAAAATTCATCGAGGTTTGGCGGGACACCACCTTGTCCCTGGATAAGAACAACCTGAAATATATCGGTGCCGTTGCAAATGCAGTCATTAAAAATCCCAACCCTGTAAAAGCAGATAAAAAAGCAGAACAATACAAAACGGCACATGCACAGCATCAGGGGAATTTTGATATTTTTTCCGGCATGTACAAAATTACGTTCCGAAACGACATACATCCGGATTTAGGAAGAAGTATCAATGAATTCTCCGTGCATCATTATAAAGATAAAATTGAAAAATCAAAGACACCCATCTATCGTATCGGAGGCTGGTATGACGGTGCGCTCGCCAATTCCGCCATTAAAGGATATTTAAGCACTGAAAATTCGGTAAAATTATTGGTCGGCCCCTGGGACCACGGGCCTGCCCAACACATCTCGCCGTTTATCTATTCCAATAAGAAAACTTTTTCCGTTTGGACGGAAATGCTGCGCTTCTTCGATTATCATCTTAAAGACATTGACAACGGCATTATGGACGAACCGCCAATCAGCTATTATGCCATGGGGAAGGAACAGTGGCGGCATTCGTATGAATGGATGCCGAAAGAATCCAGGTACAAAACTTTTTTCTGTTCTTCTGACAACATCCTTACCGAAAAGGAAAAATCCAAAACGGAAGGATGCCTGCACTATCCGATTGATTACAAATTTGGAACAGGTGGCGGCGCACGCTGGAACAGCCTTACCATTAAATACCGCTACAAAAGACGTATCGCCTACAACGACTGGACAAGACGCACCAAAAAACTGCTGCAATTCACATCGGAACCGCTGACGAAAAACATGGAGCTCACCGGAAATGCCACAGCAGAGATTTATCTCAGCTCCGATGCAAAAGATGTACAGTTGTTTGTGTATATTTCATCCGTGGATAAATTGGGAAGAGTGACCCATATAACGGAGGGGCAATTCAGGGGAATTCATAGGAAAGAATCGGATAAAAAGCCCCCTGTACCTGCGTTTGCACCGTATCATACCTTTGATAAAGGAGATGCTGAAGAATGGATTCCGAACAAAGTGGAGAAAATACATTTTGAATTAATCCCTACATCGCACTTGATTAAAAAAGGAGAACGCATCCGCCTGTCGATTGCCGGCGCAGATGCCGATCATTTTGATATCCCGGACGATGCAGCCTGCATTTCAGCATCCATGCAAATTTTTTGCACGCACGAATTTCCATCTTCCGTTCATCTGCCATTAATGGTTGTATAAAATATAAACAATGAAAAAGACTATACCGCAAGCAGGTTTGACAAAAGAAGAAATCGCCCGAAAATGGGAGGAATATACCGAACACGACATGAACTGGAAAGACGGTAAATTTTTCGGCTACGTCTATTATCCGGGAGATGACTATTACAACGTCATCAAGGAAGCCTATACCCTGTTTTCCGCAACCAACGCACTGAACCCGGCTGTATTTCCAAGTTTGAAGCAAATGGAAAATGAAGTCGTCAGTATGGCGGCAGCTTTGCTGCATGGCGATGAAAACGTGAGCGGCAGCATGACATCCGGCGGTACAGAAAGTATTTTCATGGCTGTAAAGGCGGCGAAAGAATGGGCAAAAAAACACAAACACACCCATATTCCGCACATGCTGCTGGCGGAAACCGCGCATCCGGCTTTTTGTAAAGCAGCTGATACGATTGAGTTGAATTACACCATCATCAAGGTCAATCAAAACTTTGAACTCGACATCGAAGATTTAAAAAGCAAGGTGAATTCCGATACTGTCCTCATTGTTGGTTCTGCCCCATCCTATCCGCAGGGCATTATCGATCCCATTGAAGAAATCGCACACATTGCCAGACAACAACGATGTTTATTTCACGTAGATGCCTGTGTCGGCGGCTTTATCTTACCTTTTTTAAAAATGGAAGGTATCAGCATTCCCAAATTTGATTTTGAAATTGAAGGGGTAACTTCCATGTCTGCCGATGTGCACAAATACGGCTATGCTGCCAAAGGCGCCTCCGTCGTCCTGCATAAAAACGCAGAACTTCGAAAAGGACAATTTTACGTAAAAACAGACTGGAGTGGTGGTATTTACGGATCACCTTCCTTTATGGGCACCCGTGGCGGCGGACCTATTGCCGCAGCCTGGACAGCTATCAGTCATATCGGGATGGAGGGATACCGGAGAATGGCAAAAGCAACCTATGAAGAAACCATCTACATTAAGAGCCGCATTCAGCAGGAAATCCCGGAACTGGAGATTCTGGGCAATCCCATAGCAACCTTATTTGCATTTTCATCCGATTCAATTGATGTGTATGAAGTGGCGGATGAACTGGCCGAATTAGGCTGGACCATTAACCGTCAGCAACTGCCAGCCAGCCTGCATGTATTATTGAATAATATTCATGTCGGAAAGGGAGAATTGTTTATCAAAGATTTGAAGACATCCGTACAGAAAGCAAAAAGCTTCTCATTGGGACATTTGAAAAACAATTTGCAGCTTAGTGCTGTAAAAGGATTGAAGAAGCTGTTGAATGAAAAACAATTTTCTGCGCTGACACAAAAATTTTCCGGCGGAGAAAACCCTGAAAGCAAACGCAAAGCTGCCATGTACGGCATGATGAGCGAATTATCCGGCAGCGGATCTTTAAAAGACCTGGTATTGGATTATTTGGATAAACTGTATCAATCTGACGATAAAAAACAGTAGTTTTGTTATAAATGAAAAAACACCTTCCGAATTCATTAACGCTGCTAAATCTATTTTTCGGCTGTTTGGGGATAGTTGCCTGTTCCAAGCATGAATATAATTTGGTCGCCCTGTTCATCGGATTAGCTTTGCTGGCGGATTTTTTAGATGGCTTTGCGGCACGTGCCCTGCAGGTAAAGTCAGAATTGGGCGGACAATTGGATTCACTGGCGGATATGGCCACCTTTGGCGTATTGCCGGGAATGATGTTATTTAGTATCATCACCACCAAATCAAATCTAATGGGTATTGGCGCTGCCGTTCATCAGTCTTATTCCTTTTCAGAAAACTATGTCGGCTTTGCCGGATTTGCATACACCCTGTTCGCCTGTCTGCGGCTGGCAAAATTCAACTCAGACACCCGGCAGACAGAGAATTTCATTGGGTTAGCCACTCCGGCTGGAGCCATTTTCGTGCTTGGTTTTTACATGCAATACTTTTTAATCTGGCAACATGAAAGCAATTGGGATTATGTTATCTATTCTCATCTTGCAGCAATCATTGTTCCATTCATACTGGCTTTTCTGATGATTGCTGAAATAGAATTTTTCAGTTTAAAAGGCAATCCATTCAGCTGGAAGACGAATAAATTCAGGGTGCTCTTTTTAGGTTGTGCCATCCCACAAATTATTTTCCTGAAATGGCTGTCCTTCAGCAGCATCATTGTGAGTTATATAATCTTTGCATTACTTCACAATACGTTTGACAAAAAAACAGAAACGTCATCCTGACATATTCATTCTTCTGACAAATTCAAATTCCTGCAGTTATCTTGTGTGTGTTCATTCAGATAGTGCAATGCCAGTTCCTTTTGGTTTTCATTCACCATCAATTCAAAATTGGCGATACCGAACTGAAGTTGCGCCACATGTTCGTTTTTAAGAAAGCAATAGATATCATTTTCTTCCAGTTTCAATTTTGCCAGTTCGGCATCAAACTGATTAAAATACGTGGCGATTTTTATAAGTTTAGTGTTCTCCATTTCCGTTAAAATAAGGTACCGCTCTGCATGGGCGGAACTTTGCCGATATGCTGGTAAGCTTTCGCGGTCGCTTCGCGACCGCGGGGTGTTCTTTTTAAATACCCTTCCTGAATCAAGAATGGCTCATAGACTTCTTCTATCGTTCCGGGTTCTTCTCCAACAGCGGTCGCAATGGTGGTAATACCTACCGGCCCGCCCGCAAATTTCTCTATGATGGCCGACAAAATCTTATTATCCATTTCATCCAGTCCGTGCTCATCCACATTCAGTGCAGACAGAGCATATTTGGCTATTTCCAAATCGATGTTTCCGGTGCCTTTAATCTGGGCAAAATCCCTGACACGGCGCAGCAGTGCATTTGCAATACGGGGTGTACCCCTGCTTCGTTTCGCTATTTCCGTGGCACCTTTCTCATCTATCTCCGTATTGAGAATATTGGCTGAGCGTTTGATGATTTTTTTAAGCACCTCTGTGTTGTAATATTCCAGGCGGAATGTTATACCAAACCGCGAACGCAGCGGAGACGTCAGCAAACCGGAACGGGTGGTAGCGCCAATCAGTGTAAACGGATTCAACGTAATCTGAATACTTCGCGCACTCGGCCCGCTGTCAATCATGATATCAATCTTATAATCTTCC
The genomic region above belongs to Sphingobacteriales bacterium and contains:
- a CDS encoding formylglycine-generating enzyme family protein, which gives rise to MKSVFLFILTSLISPTFAQFHPAVLDSIMVFVKGGDFQMGSNEGKPDERPVHTVKLSDFYICQYEVTQSLWQQVTGNTQGIKSDCSECPVYDINWETIQSFLTKLNQLTGRQYRLPTEAEWEYAATGGEKSHGYKYSGSNNLDEVAWYEPNAGMKTHPVGLKKPNELGICDMSGNVWELCSDWYQKSFYQNSPAENPVSSKVSSYRVSRGGSWRSPEQRCQVRARNKDIRDHHIGNGGFRLVMEPNKDRQEN
- a CDS encoding outer membrane beta-barrel protein; protein product: MKKMAFLFVVTVFVMSFPQNGLAQTQKGNWLVEGNIGNFNFTKSNNHSNIDSITTRTESRSMYFSVYPRGAYFVMDNLAVGSTVGFSITDSKDKRINSFGIKDLETKNSYGLFELSPFIRYYFPCKKDKLKFYGQVGGGVFFDMYYILQQTYFNSAGEITSTFKSNTPKKKIGGLAEVMLGVNYFISKQIAVNASLGYQYFRSTQTNSFTTTNSSGNTTNSPDDRYVAQSHRFSWLIGFTYTIPGKSKPVKTEPL
- a CDS encoding CocE/NonD family hydrolase produces the protein MNVKSVETRPVRKGIFKQKKVSTIGQYTGYTTADYRGFEYHSEYLEMRDGTKLAADIFLPKKLEKGKKIPTILYLTRYVRSFETKFPFSLLSKTLFGQITKKEIEFFTSYGYAVMVVDVRGTGASFGTRHMEFSPEEVEDGREIVDWIISRPWSNQKVGSTGISYLGTTAEMLLVNQHPSVRACIPRSSIFDLYNDIAFPGGVRHGKFIEVWRDTTLSLDKNNLKYIGAVANAVIKNPNPVKADKKAEQYKTAHAQHQGNFDIFSGMYKITFRNDIHPDLGRSINEFSVHHYKDKIEKSKTPIYRIGGWYDGALANSAIKGYLSTENSVKLLVGPWDHGPAQHISPFIYSNKKTFSVWTEMLRFFDYHLKDIDNGIMDEPPISYYAMGKEQWRHSYEWMPKESRYKTFFCSSDNILTEKEKSKTEGCLHYPIDYKFGTGGGARWNSLTIKYRYKRRIAYNDWTRRTKKLLQFTSEPLTKNMELTGNATAEIYLSSDAKDVQLFVYISSVDKLGRVTHITEGQFRGIHRKESDKKPPVPAFAPYHTFDKGDAEEWIPNKVEKIHFELIPTSHLIKKGERIRLSIAGADADHFDIPDDAACISASMQIFCTHEFPSSVHLPLMVV
- a CDS encoding aspartate aminotransferase family protein; this translates as MKKTIPQAGLTKEEIARKWEEYTEHDMNWKDGKFFGYVYYPGDDYYNVIKEAYTLFSATNALNPAVFPSLKQMENEVVSMAAALLHGDENVSGSMTSGGTESIFMAVKAAKEWAKKHKHTHIPHMLLAETAHPAFCKAADTIELNYTIIKVNQNFELDIEDLKSKVNSDTVLIVGSAPSYPQGIIDPIEEIAHIARQQRCLFHVDACVGGFILPFLKMEGISIPKFDFEIEGVTSMSADVHKYGYAAKGASVVLHKNAELRKGQFYVKTDWSGGIYGSPSFMGTRGGGPIAAAWTAISHIGMEGYRRMAKATYEETIYIKSRIQQEIPELEILGNPIATLFAFSSDSIDVYEVADELAELGWTINRQQLPASLHVLLNNIHVGKGELFIKDLKTSVQKAKSFSLGHLKNNLQLSAVKGLKKLLNEKQFSALTQKFSGGENPESKRKAAMYGMMSELSGSGSLKDLVLDYLDKLYQSDDKKQ
- a CDS encoding CDP-alcohol phosphatidyltransferase family protein; the protein is MKKHLPNSLTLLNLFFGCLGIVACSKHEYNLVALFIGLALLADFLDGFAARALQVKSELGGQLDSLADMATFGVLPGMMLFSIITTKSNLMGIGAAVHQSYSFSENYVGFAGFAYTLFACLRLAKFNSDTRQTENFIGLATPAGAIFVLGFYMQYFLIWQHESNWDYVIYSHLAAIIVPFILAFLMIAEIEFFSLKGNPFSWKTNKFRVLFLGCAIPQIIFLKWLSFSSIIVSYIIFALLHNTFDKKTETSS
- a CDS encoding DUF2007 domain-containing protein — protein: MENTKLIKIATYFNQFDAELAKLKLEENDIYCFLKNEHVAQLQFGIANFELMVNENQKELALHYLNEHTQDNCRNLNLSEE
- the ruvB gene encoding Holliday junction branch migration DNA helicase RuvB, translating into MQNPNLDATGDFLSKTEKELEKVLRPQAFEQFSGQPQIIENLDIFIKAAKQRDEALDHVLLHGPPGLGKTTLSNIIANELGVEMKTTSGPVLEKPGDLAGLLTNLQPNDVLFIDEIHRLNTTIEEYLYSAMEDYKIDIMIDSGPSARSIQITLNPFTLIGATTRSGLLTSPLRSRFGITFRLEYYNTEVLKKIIKRSANILNTEIDEKGATEIAKRSRGTPRIANALLRRVRDFAQIKGTGNIDLEIAKYALSALNVDEHGLDEMDNKILSAIIEKFAGGPVGITTIATAVGEEPGTIEEVYEPFLIQEGYLKRTPRGREATAKAYQHIGKVPPMQSGTLF